TTGCACACTTAATAACCTGCGGGTAAAAGTACTATCGGGGAGTTTATGACAATTGGCCACTACAGTTCCGGTTTGCTTGTACTCATAGACATAAGCCGTACCGAAAGTAATGAGCAGGTAGTTTAGTTCAGAAAACTGATGAATGGCCGTTTCCATACGGCTGTTGATCTTCTCCAGGCATTCTTCCGAAGAGGAAGCCGAAAAGGAACCATGATGCATAAAGCTATGGTATAACCCTTTGTACTCAAACAAATCTGTTTCAGTGAATGTTCTCTTATCATCCAGACAATGCAATCCATTGGCTATGGAAAGCGGATTATAAAGGACACCAAAAGGATTGACCTCACAGTTAAATTTATTTGTGACCAGAAGGTTTCCAATATTTTCGGCAAAGCAGGAACCAAGTAACAGTATTTTATCAGAATAGGTGATAGTCAGTTCTTTTTTAGGAAGTTCTACTAATGTTCTGAATTCCATTTGTATAAGTACTAATATTTAACCTCAATAAAAATATCCCTGCAAAAGTAAGCATCTTATAAGTAATTTATGCTAATTTTGCCATAAATTTGTCTGATAATGAAGAATAACCAAACATATAGCTTGCTAAATGGCATAAATTGTCCGGGAGATCTTCGCAAACTCAATGTAGACGTGCTTCCTGAGGTTTGTAAAGAACTGAGGCAGGATATTATTGATGAGCTTTCGTGTAACCCGGGACACTTTGCTGCAAGTTTAGGTGCCGTAGAGCTGACTGTGGCTCTACATTACGTATTTAATACCCCTTATGACAGAATAGTGTGGGATGTGGGGCATCAGGCTTATGCTCACAAGATTTTAACAGGAAGAAGAAAAGCATTTTCCACTAACAGGAAATTAAAAGGTATCCGTCCGTTCCCATCTCCCGATGAGAGTGAATATGATACTTTTACCTGCGGACACGCTTCCAACTCTATATCTGCTGCACTTGGAATGAGTGTGGCTGCCAAACTTAAGGGAGAGAAAAACCGCCATGTAGTTGCCGTAATTGGTGACGGTTCCATGACGGGTGGGCTGGCTTTTGAAGGACTCAACAATGCATCTTCTACTCCTAACAATTTACTGATTGTACTCAACGATAACGATATGGCAATAGACCGTACCGTAGGTGGAATGAAAGAGTATCTGCTCAACATGACCACTTCCAATCGCTATAACCGCATCCGGCAGAAAATTGCCCGGGTAATGTTTCGTTGGGGAATACTGAATGAGGCGCGAAGAAAGAGTGTGATTCGTTTTAACAACAGTCTGAAATCGCTGCTATTCCAGGAACAAAATGTTTTTGAAGGATTGAATATCCGTTACTTCGGTCCGTTCGACGGCCACGATGTTAAGAATATAGCCCGGGTAATGAATGACATAAAGAACATGGAAGGCCCTAAGCTTTTACACTTGCATACAATCAAAGGTAAAGGTTTTGAACCGGCTGAGAAATCTGCTACCGTGTGGCATGCTCCAGGACTCTTCGATAAAGAGACAGGAAAACGGATTATTACCAGCACAAAAGGGCTGCCTCCTCTTTTTCAGGAGGTTTTTGGTCATACTTTATTAGAGCTGGCAAAACAGAATGATAAAATTATAGGTGTAACTCCCGCCATGCCTACAGGATGTTCCATGAACATTATGATGAATGAGATGCCCGACAGAGCATTTGATGTGGGTATTGCCGAAGGACATGCCGTTACCTTCTCGGGAGGAATGGCAAAGGACGGACTGATTCCTTTCTGCAACATCTACTCTTCGTTTATGCAACGGGCGCTTGATAATATGATTCACGATGTAGCTATTCAGAACTTGAATGTGGTGCTCTGCCTGGACCGCGCCGGACTGGTGGGTGAAGACGGACCTACTCATCATGGAGCATTTGATATGGCTTATCTGCGTTGTATTCCTAATCTGACCATAGCCTCACCTTATAATGAACATGAGCTTCGCCGATTAATGTACACCGCTCAGTTGCCAGACAAAGGACCGTTTGTAATCCGTTACCCAAGAGGAAGAGGTTCATTAGTAGACTGGACTTGCCCACTAGAGGAGGCACCTGTAGGTACCGGAAGGAAGTTGAAAGAAGGAAAGGATGTTGCTGTTATCAGCATTGGCCCTATAGGAACTGTTTCTGCAAAAGCAATTGCAAGGGCAGAAGCTGAAACTGATGGGGTAACCATTGCCCACTATGATTTACGTTACCTGAAACCTCTGGATGAAAATCTGCTAAACGAAATAGGACAGAATTTCAGTAAAGTGATAACCGTAGAAGACGCAGTTACAGAAGGTGGAATGGGAAGCAGCGTTCTTGAATTTATGTCTGATCATAACTACACTCCGCAGGTTAAAAGAATAGGTATTCCAAATATATTTGTGGAGCATGGTAATATTAAGGAGCTGTACAAGCTTTGTGGAATGGATGAAGAGAGTATATATAAAACTTTAAAGTCGCAGTTATGAAAATTATTATAGCGGGTGCCGGAGCTGTAGGCACACATCTTGCAAAACTTCTTTCTCAGGAGAAACAAGAGATTATCCTGATGGACGAAAATGAAGAGAAACTGATTGCTATGGACACCAACTTTGACCTGATGACGGTGTGCACATCTCCTACTTCCATCTCCGGATTAAAAGAAACCGGAGTAGATGGAGCCGATCTGTTCATTGCTGTAACTCCGGATGAGAGCCGAAATATGACAGCCTGTATGCTGGCCTCCAGCCTGGGAGCAAAAAAGACAGTGGCGCGTATTGATAATTACGAATACCTGCTTCCTCACCATCAGGAATTTTTCAAGAAGTTGGGTGTGGACTCTCTTATTTATCCAGAGATGCTGGCAGCCAAAGAAATTGTTTCTTCCATTAAGATGAGCTGGATTCGTCAATGGTGGGAGTTCTGCGGAGGAGCACTGATACTTATCGGGGTGAAGATGAGACAAAACTCTACCATTCTGGATGCACAGCTCAGCGAACTGGGGAAGAAAGAGATACCTTTCCACGTTGTTGCAATTAAGCGAGGCAATGAAACCATCATTCCCCGTGGAGATGATGTAATAAAGCTATATGATATTGTTTACTTTACCACTACCAAGAAATATCTTCCTTATATGCGTAAGATAGTGGGAAAAGAAGATTATGCTGATGTAAGAAACGTAATGGTCATGGGTGGTAGCCGTATAGCCGTAAGAACAGCTCAATACGCTCCTGACTATATGAAAATGAAAATCATTGAGAATGATCCTGCACGCTGCAACCGACTCACGGAGTTACTGGACGATAAAACAATGGTAATAAACGGAGATGGTCGTGATGTTGATTTATTGGTTGAAGAAGGACTGAAAGACACGGAAGCATTCGTTGCACTTACAGGAAGTTCCGAAACTAACATTCTTGCTTGTCTGGCTGCTAAGCGTATGGGAGTGAGAAAGACTGTTGCCGAGGTAGAAAACATTGACTACATCGGGATGGCCGAAAGTATGGACATTGGTACGGTAATCAATAAAAAGTTAATTGCAGCAAGCCACATTTATCAGATGATGCTGAATGCTGATGTCTCTAATGTAAAGTGTCTGACCTTTGCAAATGCTGATGTGGCGGAGTTTAAAGTAAAAGAAGGAACAGCCATTACCAAACGAAAAGTGAAGGACTTAGGACTTCCCAAGGGCACAACCATAGGAGGACTTATCCGCAATGGAGAAGGTATTGTGGTAACGGGAGACACTCAGATTGAGCCAAAAGATCATGTGGTGGTATTCTGCCTGAACATGATGATCAAGAAGATTGAAAAGTTCTTTAATTAACAGATAAAAGCTATCAGATAGCAAAAAGATATGATTAATCTAAAGATGATTTTTAGAATAATGGGAGTTCTGGTGCTCATTGAAGCAGCGCTATTACTTTTCTGCGCGGGAGTCTCTCTTATTTACGGAGAAGATATCCTGAATGACTTTCTCATTGTATCTGCCGGTTCCGTTGTTTTAGGGGGACTATTGATGTTAATGGGAAAAGGAGCTTCCAGACAAATAAACCGCAGAGACGGATATCTCATTGTAACCCTTACATGGATACTATTCACTGCTATAGGAATGTTTCCTTATCTGATAAGTGGATATGTGCCCCGGATAACCGATGCTTTCTTTGAAACAATGTCCGGATTCACAACTACCGGAGCCACAGTAATAGATAATATTGAATCAATGCCTCACGGATTGCTCTTCTGGCGAAGCCTCACACAGTGGGTCGGTGGTTGGGGAATAATCTTCTTCACCATAGCTATGCTACCCATCTTTGGAATAGGAAGTATGCATATATTTTCGGCAGTAGCAATTGGATCTACCCAGGAGAAAGTTCATCCTCGCATCAGTATGACAGCAAAATGGATTGGGTATGTTTACCTTACACTGACAGCGGCACAGATTATCTTTATGGCCCTGGGCGGAGTAAGCTTTTTCGACTCCATCTGCCATTCATTCTCAACGATATCTACCGGAGGATT
This genomic interval from uncultured Bacteroides sp. contains the following:
- the dxs gene encoding 1-deoxy-D-xylulose-5-phosphate synthase, with the translated sequence MKNNQTYSLLNGINCPGDLRKLNVDVLPEVCKELRQDIIDELSCNPGHFAASLGAVELTVALHYVFNTPYDRIVWDVGHQAYAHKILTGRRKAFSTNRKLKGIRPFPSPDESEYDTFTCGHASNSISAALGMSVAAKLKGEKNRHVVAVIGDGSMTGGLAFEGLNNASSTPNNLLIVLNDNDMAIDRTVGGMKEYLLNMTTSNRYNRIRQKIARVMFRWGILNEARRKSVIRFNNSLKSLLFQEQNVFEGLNIRYFGPFDGHDVKNIARVMNDIKNMEGPKLLHLHTIKGKGFEPAEKSATVWHAPGLFDKETGKRIITSTKGLPPLFQEVFGHTLLELAKQNDKIIGVTPAMPTGCSMNIMMNEMPDRAFDVGIAEGHAVTFSGGMAKDGLIPFCNIYSSFMQRALDNMIHDVAIQNLNVVLCLDRAGLVGEDGPTHHGAFDMAYLRCIPNLTIASPYNEHELRRLMYTAQLPDKGPFVIRYPRGRGSLVDWTCPLEEAPVGTGRKLKEGKDVAVISIGPIGTVSAKAIARAEAETDGVTIAHYDLRYLKPLDENLLNEIGQNFSKVITVEDAVTEGGMGSSVLEFMSDHNYTPQVKRIGIPNIFVEHGNIKELYKLCGMDEESIYKTLKSQL
- the trkA gene encoding Trk system potassium transporter TrkA is translated as MKIIIAGAGAVGTHLAKLLSQEKQEIILMDENEEKLIAMDTNFDLMTVCTSPTSISGLKETGVDGADLFIAVTPDESRNMTACMLASSLGAKKTVARIDNYEYLLPHHQEFFKKLGVDSLIYPEMLAAKEIVSSIKMSWIRQWWEFCGGALILIGVKMRQNSTILDAQLSELGKKEIPFHVVAIKRGNETIIPRGDDVIKLYDIVYFTTTKKYLPYMRKIVGKEDYADVRNVMVMGGSRIAVRTAQYAPDYMKMKIIENDPARCNRLTELLDDKTMVINGDGRDVDLLVEEGLKDTEAFVALTGSSETNILACLAAKRMGVRKTVAEVENIDYIGMAESMDIGTVINKKLIAASHIYQMMLNADVSNVKCLTFANADVAEFKVKEGTAITKRKVKDLGLPKGTTIGGLIRNGEGIVVTGDTQIEPKDHVVVFCLNMMIKKIEKFFN